The window AGGAAAAGTTGAACGAGCCGTCCGCTTCGTAAAGGAGAACTTCATTCCGGGGCGTCAGTTTGTTGATATTGGCGATCTGAACCGACAAGCACGAGTCTGGTGTGAAGAGGTCAATCGTCGTATTCATGGTACGACCGGCGAACGTCCCTGCGATCGACTTTCCAGCGAGGAACTTCAGTCCCTTCCCTCGAACGATCGTTGGGCCAAGTACCGTCGAGAAGCCCGACGTGTTAGTCGGGACGGTTTCGTAAGTTATGATGGTGTTCGCTACGGTGTGCCCTGGCAAGACAGTGGGCGTGAAGTGGCAGTCCGAGACTGTAATGGTTGGATCGAGATTTGGGTCGATCACCTTCAAGTCGCCAGACATGAAGCCGTTCACCGTTCACGAGCCATTCGCAACTGTCCCAAACAGTATGCCGGTCTCTCCGCTGCCAACGGCAGGACATATCCTCAACCAACGGCTATACAGGTTTCATCCGAACAGGTCGAGGTACGATCACTCGATGTGTATGAGCAACTGGTGGAGGTGGGAGCATGATCGAGTTGGAACAAGTCCGCGCTCGAATTGAAGATCTCGGAATCCATCAAGGGGCTGCCGCCTTGGATGCTTGCCTCGAACGTGCAACGCTAGAGCAACCTACCTATATCGGATTCCTGAATGACCTTCTGGGTCAAGAGATCACACAACGTCAGCAACGTAACTTAGAGGTGCGTACCAAACTTGCCAACCTCCCCTATCGCAAGAAATTTGACGAATTTGATTTTTCATTTCAGCCAAGCATTGATGAACGGCTGATACGTGAACTAGCCACCATGAGCTTTGCAACACGCACAGAAAACATCCTCTTCCTTGGGCCGCCAGGCGTCGGCAAAAGCCATCTGTCGGTGGCGTTAGCTATGGAAGCGATCACTCATGGTCTATCCGTATATTTCGTCACGCTTTCGCATCTCATTGAAGACCTACGTAAAGCTCACGAGGAAAACCGATTAGACAAGCAACTACGAGTGTATACTCGGCCCAAACTCCTTCTCATCGATGAGGTGGGCTATCTGCCGATGGATCGAGTGGCAGCGAATCTCTTCTTTCAAGTGATTAGTGCTCGATACGAACGTGGGAGCATCATAATGACGAGTAACAAGAACTTTGGGGAATGGGGAGAGCTTATCGGGGATTCGATACTAGCCACAGCGATTCTCGACCGTCTACTACACCATGCTCACATCGTGAATATTCGTGGGAACAGCTATCGCCTACGGGAAAAGATGAAGTCTGGTGCTTACGGGATGCCAAAGAGTGTGGACCAATAAATCGCCGGGGGGGTCATTTTCGAAACGGCGATAGTGGGTCAATTTAACCCCGGCGTTGACAGACGTGAAGTAGACCGTCTTACGTCGGCTGATCGCTTCCATGGCCAAAGCTACCGCTAGGTGAGTCTTCCCTACACCGGGTGGACCCAGAAG of the Tumebacillus sp. BK434 genome contains:
- the istB gene encoding IS21-like element helper ATPase IstB: MIELEQVRARIEDLGIHQGAAALDACLERATLEQPTYIGFLNDLLGQEITQRQQRNLEVRTKLANLPYRKKFDEFDFSFQPSIDERLIRELATMSFATRTENILFLGPPGVGKSHLSVALAMEAITHGLSVYFVTLSHLIEDLRKAHEENRLDKQLRVYTRPKLLLIDEVGYLPMDRVAANLFFQVISARYERGSIIMTSNKNFGEWGELIGDSILATAILDRLLHHAHIVNIRGNSYRLREKMKSGAYGMPKSVDQ